A stretch of Blautia liquoris DNA encodes these proteins:
- a CDS encoding helix-turn-helix domain-containing protein gives MLGYQLAAIAVLIIYLAIAAAAIYLLVLVIKALRKYINSKEVREEKQIVRKSLAEALRENRVRCKMTQEFVSETLGVSRQAVSKWENGTSDPSTSNLIALANLYGVSAEELLKSVEDNSRAKQSKNKEVKREEGES, from the coding sequence ATGTTGGGTTATCAATTGGCAGCAATTGCAGTTTTAATAATCTATCTTGCAATTGCTGCTGCAGCTATCTATCTTCTTGTGCTGGTTATCAAAGCACTGAGAAAATATATCAATTCAAAAGAAGTCAGAGAGGAAAAACAGATTGTCAGAAAATCTCTGGCCGAGGCGCTTCGTGAAAATCGTGTGCGCTGTAAAATGACACAGGAATTTGTTTCTGAGACTCTGGGCGTCAGCCGACAGGCCGTTTCAAAATGGGAAAATGGAACTTCCGATCCAAGCACCTCGAACCTGATCGCCCTTGCCAATCTTTATGGAGTTTCTGCTGAAGAGTTATTAAAATCCGTCGAGGATAACTCCAGGGCAAAGCAATCGAAAAATAAAGAAGTGAAAAGGGAGGAAGGCGAATCATGA
- a CDS encoding zinc metalloprotease — protein MKKDKIKSKKFAKIRTLLIPMGFAVICGIIIALFLESLIGELSPEKYIGTFFVLLALLYFSYFLQIIIHEAGHLFFGLMTGYRFSSFRIGNFMWIKDDNGKLILRRYSLQGTGGQCLMVPPDMADGKIPFVLYNLGGSMFNVISAPVFWGLYYVLKNVYFVSMFFLFMSIFGIVSALINAIPLRIGAVDNDGRNAYMLRNNPVALHDFWVQLKVNEATSKNIRIKDMPGEWFTVPDKESISNSLTATTAVFSVNRFMDMHQFSEASALIDDLLGTDKAMIPLLRNLLICDRIFCELIEEKDNDFIEELRTEEYINFIKQMRNNPSVIRTEYAYALLFEKNADQAQKIEAQFEKRMRTYPYLCEVESERELMDIAAGKAMAV, from the coding sequence ATGAAAAAGGATAAAATCAAATCAAAAAAATTTGCGAAAATACGAACGCTATTGATTCCAATGGGATTTGCAGTCATATGTGGGATCATTATAGCACTATTTTTGGAATCCCTCATAGGGGAGTTATCTCCCGAGAAATATATAGGGACATTTTTCGTGCTTCTCGCCCTGCTATATTTTTCTTATTTTCTTCAGATCATTATTCATGAGGCAGGCCATCTGTTTTTTGGTCTAATGACCGGATACCGTTTTTCCTCTTTTCGGATTGGAAATTTTATGTGGATAAAAGATGATAATGGAAAATTAATACTTCGGCGTTATTCGCTCCAGGGAACAGGCGGACAGTGCCTCATGGTCCCTCCGGATATGGCGGACGGTAAAATACCATTTGTACTCTATAATCTTGGTGGTTCTATGTTTAATGTGATTTCTGCCCCGGTTTTTTGGGGATTATATTATGTTTTGAAAAATGTATATTTTGTTTCCATGTTCTTTTTATTCATGAGTATATTTGGAATTGTCAGTGCTTTAATAAATGCGATTCCTTTGCGAATTGGTGCTGTTGATAATGATGGGCGCAACGCATATATGCTTAGGAACAATCCCGTTGCGCTACATGACTTTTGGGTACAGTTAAAAGTGAACGAGGCTACATCAAAAAATATACGGATTAAGGATATGCCTGGGGAATGGTTTACGGTACCGGACAAAGAATCTATAAGCAACAGTCTAACAGCAACCACAGCGGTCTTTTCAGTAAACCGTTTTATGGATATGCATCAATTTTCTGAAGCATCTGCTTTGATAGACGATTTGCTTGGTACAGATAAAGCTATGATCCCACTGCTTCGAAATCTATTAATCTGTGACCGTATTTTTTGCGAACTCATCGAGGAAAAAGACAACGATTTCATTGAGGAGCTTAGGACCGAAGAATATATAAACTTTATAAAACAGATGCGAAACAACCCATCTGTAATCCGCACAGAATATGCGTATGCTCTTCTTTTTGAGAAGAATGCCGATCAGGCACAAAAGATAGAGGCTCAATTCGAGAAACGTATGCGTACATATCCGTACCTATGCGAGGTCGAAAGTGAAAGAGAGTTGATGGATATTGCAGCAGGAAAAGCAATGGCGGTTTAA
- a CDS encoding response regulator transcription factor, whose amino-acid sequence MEQKTTVLIVEDDTDINNLLKTALRQAGYHTVQAFSGTEARMLLQMNQTACSLVLLDLMLPGISGEEVLREIRKAGNIPVIVLTAKDSLDEKIGLLTSGADDYITKPFEIQEVLARIQVQLRHIQQEPESCNLSYKELMLDRESFEVRISDTSLPKITKQEFAILELLIKHPKQVFSKEDIFEYAWEEHYMGETKTLDVHISNIRKKIKTVTEEEYIETVWGIGYRLHA is encoded by the coding sequence ATGGAGCAAAAGACCACAGTTCTGATTGTGGAGGATGATACGGATATCAATAATCTTTTAAAAACAGCATTAAGACAGGCGGGGTATCATACCGTCCAGGCTTTTTCGGGTACCGAGGCAAGGATGTTATTGCAGATGAATCAGACAGCCTGTTCTCTGGTTCTTCTGGATCTGATGCTGCCGGGTATATCGGGGGAGGAAGTACTGCGTGAAATTCGGAAAGCCGGGAATATTCCGGTCATTGTGTTGACGGCAAAAGACAGCCTGGATGAAAAAATAGGACTTCTTACAAGTGGGGCAGACGATTATATCACAAAACCATTTGAGATACAGGAGGTTTTGGCACGCATTCAGGTACAACTTCGTCATATACAGCAGGAACCGGAATCGTGTAACCTATCTTATAAAGAACTGATGCTGGACAGGGAGAGTTTTGAGGTGCGGATTTCGGACACTTCCCTTCCGAAAATCACAAAGCAGGAATTTGCAATCTTGGAATTGCTCATAAAGCACCCGAAGCAGGTATTCAGTAAAGAAGATATCTTCGAATACGCCTGGGAAGAACATTATATGGGAGAGACAAAGACCCTGGACGTACATATCAGTAATATCCGAAAAAAAATCAAGACGGTTACCGAAGAGGAATACATTGAGACGGTGTGGGGAATCGGATACCGCCTGCATGCGTGA
- a CDS encoding ABC transporter ATP-binding protein → MITADKKKETEKLNELLLSTKGLTKKYGHHNAVDQVDIHIKKGAIYGFIGRNGAGKTTCLKMISGLSKPTSGTIEMFGYSGKELKQIRSRVGCLIEAPGLYGGMNAYENLNIKCKLFGIKKKGYIEDILRTVGLEDVGKKKTKQFSLGMKQRLGIGLALVGEPDLLVLDEPINGLDPQGIAEVRDTIQKLRDERNMTILISSHLLEELSRIATDYGIIHNGSLLQELTREELMKHCSERIEITLEHPKQALPVLDRMGFNNYQVTDKSHIHIFERLNESASINMELAKEGIPVRGISITSEELETYFLNLTGGNQNA, encoded by the coding sequence ATGATAACAGCAGATAAGAAAAAGGAGACAGAAAAATTGAATGAGTTACTATTGAGTACAAAGGGTCTGACGAAGAAATACGGCCATCATAATGCAGTCGATCAGGTGGATATCCACATAAAAAAAGGTGCCATTTATGGATTTATTGGCAGAAATGGTGCCGGGAAGACAACTTGCCTGAAGATGATCAGTGGTCTGTCAAAGCCTACCAGCGGCACAATTGAAATGTTTGGCTACAGCGGGAAAGAGCTAAAGCAAATCCGTTCACGTGTAGGATGTCTGATTGAAGCCCCCGGATTATACGGTGGCATGAATGCGTATGAAAACCTGAATATTAAATGTAAACTGTTCGGAATCAAAAAGAAAGGATATATCGAAGATATTTTGCGGACAGTTGGTCTTGAAGATGTAGGTAAGAAGAAAACCAAACAGTTTTCCTTGGGAATGAAGCAGCGTCTGGGAATTGGGCTGGCGTTGGTAGGGGAACCAGATCTCCTGGTACTTGATGAGCCTATAAATGGTTTAGACCCACAGGGAATTGCGGAGGTGAGAGATACCATACAAAAACTCCGGGATGAGCGCAATATGACGATTTTGATATCCAGTCATCTTTTAGAGGAGTTGTCCAGAATCGCTACGGATTATGGAATCATCCATAATGGCAGTCTTTTGCAGGAGCTGACAAGAGAGGAGCTGATGAAGCACTGCAGTGAGCGGATTGAAATCACGCTGGAACATCCAAAGCAAGCGCTTCCGGTCTTAGACAGAATGGGATTTAACAACTATCAGGTGACAGATAAAAGCCATATTCATATTTTTGAACGTTTGAATGAGAGTGCCAGCATCAATATGGAGCTGGCAAAAGAGGGAATTCCGGTGAGGGGAATTTCCATCACCAGCGAAGAACTGGAAACATATTTTCTAAATCTGACGGGGGGAAACCAAAATGCTTAA
- a CDS encoding ABC transporter permease, whose protein sequence is MLNMIKMDLYRMFRTKSTYVIWILIAAAVIFTTWMSKLDTQDLNKEALNQQTESSVQSEESEEINLGMSVSLPTQPGEKVTVFDQVYANLQSKFIALFILIFAVLFSSADINSGYIKNIGGQVKSRGNLIFSRAIALFIYTGLSLCLYLILQIVMQQVCFGYLVWGDKSNLLKYFFTQMLLHYALVLICMAIAVILNSSVLSMAISICLSMNLMGLIYSVVDVFIHKLGAKNFQLFDYTVTGKIALLPMAPGSKSILAAVCVAAVFGIGATAVTGRVFGKRDI, encoded by the coding sequence ATGCTTAATATGATAAAAATGGATTTGTATCGGATGTTTCGGACGAAAAGTACCTATGTTATCTGGATTCTTATTGCAGCAGCGGTCATTTTTACTACATGGATGTCCAAATTAGATACACAGGATTTAAATAAGGAAGCTTTGAACCAACAGACCGAAAGCAGTGTTCAATCCGAAGAATCGGAAGAGATAAATCTGGGAATGTCTGTATCGCTTCCCACGCAGCCAGGTGAGAAGGTAACGGTCTTTGATCAGGTATATGCAAATCTGCAATCAAAGTTCATCGCGTTATTTATACTGATTTTTGCGGTTCTTTTTTCGAGCGCGGATATTAACAGCGGTTATATCAAAAATATTGGGGGACAGGTCAAAAGCCGGGGAAATTTGATTTTTTCAAGAGCTATCGCACTTTTTATTTATACAGGATTAAGCTTGTGTTTATATCTGATTCTACAGATTGTAATGCAGCAGGTATGCTTCGGTTATTTGGTGTGGGGAGACAAGAGCAATCTACTGAAATACTTTTTCACACAGATGTTACTGCATTACGCCTTGGTTCTGATTTGCATGGCAATTGCAGTCATACTGAACAGTAGTGTACTTAGTATGGCAATCTCTATTTGCCTGAGTATGAATCTGATGGGACTTATCTATAGTGTTGTAGATGTTTTTATCCACAAGCTGGGAGCAAAGAATTTTCAATTGTTCGATTATACGGTAACAGGAAAGATTGCATTATTACCTATGGCACCGGGGAGTAAATCCATTCTTGCGGCTGTCTGTGTCGCAGCGGTGTTCGGAATTGGGGCGACGGCGGTCACGGGACGGGTATTTGGAAAGAGAGATATCTAA
- a CDS encoding sensor histidine kinase yields MKLWLGILIAIILIQGALFWKYQRQVKDICRQLAFLMKYDSNMLITRETDFGGIGELADLLNEWMGVRRREKREYLQKEKMISDTYTNLSHDIRTPLTSLDGYVQLMENCESPMEQKQYMKIIQERITSLKAMLEELFTFTKLKNDTFHLELTTCCINKIVKSTIFSYYNEWTARGIKPEIHISEKLLFIKGNEPGIRRVLQNLIKNGLDHGQKKISIALFSMQEQIFLQVKNQVEDAKEIDVSQVFERFYKADEARSKTSSGLGLSIARELVLRMDGEIQARIEGQEFCVEIVFPKNEFS; encoded by the coding sequence ATGAAGCTATGGCTTGGGATATTGATAGCAATCATTTTGATACAGGGGGCATTATTTTGGAAATATCAGCGGCAGGTGAAGGACATCTGCCGCCAATTGGCATTTCTGATGAAATATGACAGCAATATGTTGATTACCAGGGAGACAGATTTTGGCGGGATTGGTGAACTGGCGGATCTCTTAAATGAATGGATGGGAGTGCGCAGAAGAGAGAAAAGGGAATATCTGCAAAAGGAAAAGATGATTTCGGACACCTATACGAACCTTTCCCATGATATCCGCACCCCTCTGACTTCACTGGATGGATATGTTCAACTGATGGAAAACTGTGAAAGCCCCATGGAACAGAAGCAGTATATGAAAATCATACAGGAACGCATCACCAGTTTAAAGGCTATGCTGGAAGAGCTATTTACCTTTACGAAACTGAAAAATGATACATTTCACTTAGAATTGACCACCTGCTGTATCAACAAAATCGTAAAAAGCACCATCTTTTCTTACTACAATGAATGGACTGCACGGGGAATCAAACCAGAAATACACATATCAGAAAAGCTTCTTTTTATAAAGGGAAATGAACCGGGGATTCGGCGTGTGCTGCAGAATCTTATAAAAAATGGACTGGACCATGGGCAAAAGAAAATCAGCATTGCCCTGTTTTCCATGCAGGAACAAATTTTCCTGCAAGTAAAAAATCAGGTGGAAGATGCAAAAGAAATCGATGTCTCACAGGTATTTGAGCGGTTTTATAAGGCGGATGAAGCACGCAGCAAGACTTCGAGCGGCCTTGGGCTATCGATTGCCAGGGAATTGGTGCTCCGTATGGACGGAGAAATCCAGGCCAGAATCGAAGGGCAGGAGTTTTGCGTGGAGATTGTGTTTCCAAAAAACGAATTCAGTTAA
- a CDS encoding LysM peptidoglycan-binding domain-containing protein: MEIYTVKEGDTLYSIASHYGISVDRLIYDNQLNTDGILAEGQALLILIPKLIHRVKHGQSVTSIAASYDVPVKQIYQNNPYLLNQKYITEGDFIVISYTGEPSLNLKSTGYAYPYIRKDILREALLYLDELRIFSYGFNENGNLIPPVNEDPILTETKDFGVSPVLVLTPLSAEGTFNNQLVKVLVENKDAQEQLANELLEVMRSKGYEGVDVDFEYILAENREGYAEFISYLSEKLSVEGFRVSVSLAPKISADQPGVLYEGVDYQLLGEAADSVFLMTYEWGYT; the protein is encoded by the coding sequence ATGGAAATTTATACGGTGAAAGAGGGTGACACCCTCTATTCAATTGCCAGCCACTATGGTATTTCCGTAGATCGGCTGATCTATGACAATCAGTTAAATACAGATGGTATCCTTGCAGAGGGCCAGGCGCTTCTGATCCTGATTCCGAAACTGATTCACAGGGTAAAGCATGGTCAGTCGGTTACTTCTATCGCCGCGTCATATGATGTACCAGTCAAACAAATCTACCAGAACAATCCGTATTTACTGAATCAGAAGTATATTACAGAAGGTGATTTTATTGTTATCAGCTATACAGGTGAACCGTCCCTTAATTTAAAATCCACCGGATATGCTTATCCCTATATTCGTAAAGATATCCTAAGAGAAGCCCTGCTCTATCTGGATGAGCTGCGGATCTTCTCCTATGGATTCAATGAAAACGGCAATCTGATTCCTCCAGTTAATGAAGATCCGATTCTAACCGAAACAAAGGACTTTGGAGTGAGTCCTGTCCTGGTACTGACCCCTCTATCAGCCGAAGGAACTTTCAATAATCAGCTGGTGAAAGTCCTTGTGGAGAACAAAGACGCCCAGGAACAGCTTGCCAATGAATTACTGGAGGTCATGAGATCAAAAGGTTATGAAGGTGTCGATGTCGACTTTGAATATATACTTGCTGAAAACCGTGAGGGATATGCTGAATTCATCTCATATCTGAGTGAGAAACTGTCTGTGGAGGGTTTCCGGGTGTCTGTAAGTCTTGCACCGAAAATCTCTGCTGATCAGCCTGGAGTGCTGTACGAAGGTGTAGACTACCAGCTTCTCGGAGAAGCTGCAGACAGTGTATTTCTTATGACTTATGAGTGGGGATATACATAG
- a CDS encoding UDP-N-acetylmuramoyl-L-alanyl-D-glutamate--2,6-diaminopimelate ligase, giving the protein MKLTDLLVKLDYECLQGSLKREVKGVVFDSRKVVKDSLFVCMPGAVVDGHKFAKGAAEKGASVLVVEKAVDVPADITVIKVKNSRYALALISAAWFGNPSGSLTTIGITGTKGKTTTTYMVRSILENAGYKVGLIGTIETIIADEVIPSENTTPESYLVQEYFKRMADAGCDCVVMEVSSQALKMDRVAGVIFDYGIFTNIEPDHIGPGEHENFAEYLACKRKLLSQCKVGIVNRDDEHYDLMIQGHTCKLETYGFHKDANLRAISPRLVKTPGYLGIAYTVEGLMHFSVEIDVPGKFSIYNSLTAIAICRHFQVSEQNIIDALKKAKVKGRMEMVRVSDDFTLMIDYAHNSMSLESLLSSLREYQPHRIVCLFGCGGNRDRDRRFEMGEISGNMADLTIITSDNPRKEDPQAIIEDIKTGIHKTKGRYVEISDRKKAIAYAIHHGEPGDIIVLAGKGHEDYQIIGTTKHHMDERELIADILQEDKNN; this is encoded by the coding sequence ATGAAACTAACAGATCTATTAGTAAAGTTAGATTATGAGTGCCTGCAGGGTAGTTTAAAAAGAGAGGTGAAAGGAGTAGTCTTTGATTCAAGGAAGGTTGTCAAAGACTCTCTTTTTGTATGCATGCCGGGAGCTGTGGTGGACGGTCACAAGTTTGCCAAAGGTGCAGCAGAAAAGGGTGCATCGGTTCTGGTGGTTGAAAAAGCCGTTGATGTACCCGCAGATATCACTGTGATCAAAGTGAAAAACAGCAGATATGCTCTGGCTCTCATATCGGCCGCATGGTTTGGCAATCCGTCTGGGAGCCTTACTACGATTGGGATTACAGGCACAAAGGGAAAGACTACAACTACTTACATGGTGCGTTCAATCCTTGAGAATGCCGGTTATAAAGTCGGTCTGATCGGAACGATCGAGACGATTATAGCAGACGAGGTGATTCCGTCTGAGAACACAACGCCCGAATCCTATCTGGTACAGGAGTATTTTAAAAGGATGGCCGATGCCGGATGTGACTGTGTCGTGATGGAGGTGTCTTCACAAGCATTGAAGATGGACCGTGTGGCAGGAGTTATCTTCGATTATGGAATCTTTACGAACATTGAGCCAGATCATATAGGACCGGGTGAGCATGAGAATTTTGCGGAATATCTGGCATGTAAGAGGAAACTTTTAAGTCAGTGCAAAGTGGGAATTGTAAACCGCGATGATGAACATTATGATCTGATGATCCAGGGGCATACCTGTAAGTTAGAGACTTACGGTTTTCATAAGGATGCCAATCTTCGGGCAATCAGTCCCAGACTGGTCAAAACCCCGGGCTATCTTGGCATCGCATATACAGTAGAAGGTCTGATGCATTTTTCTGTGGAAATCGATGTTCCCGGAAAATTCAGCATTTATAATTCGCTTACAGCGATTGCCATATGCCGACATTTTCAGGTGTCCGAGCAGAACATCATAGATGCACTGAAAAAGGCAAAGGTAAAAGGCCGTATGGAGATGGTGAGGGTTTCGGATGATTTTACGCTGATGATAGACTATGCACACAACTCCATGAGTCTTGAAAGCCTGTTATCATCTCTTCGGGAATATCAGCCCCATAGAATTGTGTGTCTGTTTGGATGTGGCGGAAACAGAGACCGGGACAGACGTTTTGAGATGGGAGAGATCTCCGGGAATATGGCTGATCTTACAATCATTACCTCGGATAATCCAAGAAAGGAAGATCCGCAGGCGATTATTGAGGATATCAAAACAGGTATCCATAAGACGAAAGGAAGATACGTGGAGATCTCTGACAGAAAAAAGGCAATCGCCTATGCGATTCATCATGGAGAACCAGGCGACATCATTGTACTTGCGGGGAAGGGACATGAGGATTATCAGATTATCGGAACTACAAAGCACCATATGGATGAGAGGGAACTGATCGCTGACATATTGCAGGAAGATAAGAATAATTAG
- the priA gene encoding replication restart helicase PriA, with the protein MGSNYADIIVDITHEKLDRTFQYKIPENLEGHVSVGSQVFIPFGNGNRRILGYVIGISQTPKYPKEKMKEVESLNSEEDAALSRMIALAGWMKKTYGSTMIQSLKTVIPVRKKGSEKEERYVVINLSQNQASERLEYYEKKNQKARARVLAGLMEKQKMAYKDALKDFRVSAGVMRTLEEQGVLSIKSRTVYRNPVDSRMQGTPVLQMSKEQNAVFDQILEEWKHENRTCLIKGVTGSGKTLIYMKLMEEMLSKGKQVILLIPEIALTYQNIRRFYGYFHDQVTVQNSKMTRAERFDQMERARKGQVQIVIGPRSALFTPFPNLGLIIIDEEHETTYKGESTPRYHARETAIERARLEGAHVVLGSATPSLESYYRCEKGEYALFELNSRYQEACMPKVYSVDMREELKQGNRSILSRRLQSAIQKRLETGEQTMLFLNRRGYAGFVSCRSCGHVMKCPHCDVSLTIHANGKLVCHYCGYETTMVSHCPKCGSPYIGGFRAGTQQIEQVVAKRFPGARIARMDLDTTRGKEGYQKILKAFSEKEYDILIGTQMIVKGHDFPNVTLMGVLSADLSLYASNYRAAERTYQLLVQAEGRSGRGNLPGEAVIQTYHPEHYSIQAAINQDYEEFYQEEISYRRVMGYPPASNLLAVHGSCDREDTLKEAMDYIRRYLDRICDKDGFQIIGPAAENVSKINDMYRNVLYIRQESIEKLVAIREYLERYIEINKGFDPIYIQYDIN; encoded by the coding sequence ATGGGCAGTAATTATGCCGATATAATCGTGGATATCACCCATGAAAAGCTGGACCGTACGTTTCAGTATAAGATTCCAGAGAATCTGGAGGGCCATGTTTCTGTGGGAAGTCAGGTATTTATTCCCTTTGGAAATGGAAATCGGAGGATACTGGGCTATGTGATTGGTATCAGTCAGACACCGAAATATCCCAAAGAGAAGATGAAAGAAGTGGAATCGCTTAATTCAGAAGAAGACGCAGCTTTATCCAGGATGATCGCTCTGGCCGGATGGATGAAGAAAACTTATGGATCCACGATGATTCAGTCCTTGAAAACAGTGATTCCTGTAAGAAAAAAAGGCAGTGAAAAGGAAGAACGTTATGTTGTTATAAACCTGAGTCAAAATCAGGCGTCAGAACGGCTCGAATATTATGAAAAGAAGAATCAGAAGGCGAGAGCAAGAGTTCTTGCCGGACTGATGGAAAAGCAAAAGATGGCCTATAAGGATGCCCTGAAGGATTTTCGTGTTTCAGCTGGTGTTATGCGAACGCTGGAAGAACAGGGAGTGCTGAGCATCAAAAGCAGAACTGTGTACCGCAATCCGGTAGACAGCAGGATGCAGGGCACCCCGGTCCTTCAGATGTCGAAAGAACAGAATGCGGTGTTTGATCAGATTCTGGAAGAATGGAAACATGAGAATAGAACTTGCCTGATTAAAGGGGTCACGGGAAGCGGGAAGACTCTGATTTATATGAAGTTAATGGAGGAAATGCTGTCAAAAGGGAAGCAGGTAATTCTGCTGATTCCGGAAATTGCGCTGACTTATCAGAATATCAGACGGTTTTATGGCTATTTTCACGATCAGGTAACCGTTCAGAATTCTAAGATGACCCGGGCTGAGCGTTTCGATCAGATGGAACGAGCCAGAAAGGGTCAGGTACAGATCGTGATCGGCCCCAGGTCTGCCCTGTTTACTCCATTTCCTAATCTGGGGCTTATTATCATAGATGAGGAGCATGAAACAACCTATAAGGGCGAATCGACTCCGAGGTATCATGCGAGAGAGACTGCCATTGAGCGGGCAAGGCTTGAAGGAGCCCATGTGGTGCTCGGTTCAGCAACGCCTTCGCTGGAGTCTTACTATCGGTGTGAGAAAGGTGAGTATGCCCTATTTGAACTGAACAGCAGATATCAGGAAGCATGTATGCCGAAAGTATATTCGGTGGATATGCGGGAAGAATTGAAACAGGGAAACCGCTCTATTCTGAGCCGAAGACTTCAAAGTGCAATACAAAAGCGTTTGGAGACAGGGGAGCAGACGATGCTCTTTCTGAATCGAAGGGGTTACGCAGGGTTTGTATCTTGCCGCTCGTGCGGACATGTGATGAAGTGTCCGCATTGCGATGTTTCGCTTACCATCCATGCGAATGGAAAGCTGGTATGCCACTACTGCGGTTATGAAACAACGATGGTCAGTCACTGCCCTAAGTGCGGATCACCTTATATCGGGGGATTCCGAGCCGGAACGCAGCAGATTGAACAGGTGGTTGCAAAGCGATTTCCAGGCGCACGCATTGCGAGGATGGATCTGGATACAACGAGAGGAAAGGAAGGATACCAGAAGATTCTTAAGGCATTCTCCGAGAAGGAATATGATATTCTGATTGGAACTCAGATGATCGTGAAGGGACATGATTTCCCGAATGTGACGTTGATGGGTGTGCTGTCTGCGGATCTGTCTTTATATGCCAGCAATTATCGTGCAGCGGAGAGGACTTATCAGCTGCTTGTTCAGGCAGAGGGACGGTCCGGAAGGGGAAATCTTCCGGGTGAAGCTGTGATTCAGACTTACCATCCCGAACACTACAGCATACAGGCGGCGATCAATCAGGATTATGAGGAGTTTTATCAGGAAGAGATCTCATACCGCCGGGTCATGGGATATCCGCCCGCTTCTAATTTACTGGCAGTCCATGGCTCGTGTGACAGAGAAGATACATTGAAAGAAGCGATGGACTACATTCGCAGATACCTGGATCGGATCTGTGATAAGGATGGATTCCAGATTATAGGTCCGGCTGCGGAAAATGTTTCTAAAATAAATGATATGTACAGAAATGTGCTTTATATCAGACAGGAGTCGATAGAAAAACTTGTTGCAATTCGGGAATACCTGGAAAGATACATTGAGATCAATAAGGGTTTCGACCCCATATATATACAGTACGACATAAATTGA
- the def gene encoding peptide deformylase yields the protein MAIRKIREFGDPVLNKVCRPVKEATPRIRQLVDDMFETMYDAMGVGLAAPQVGILKRIVVIDTDGTPHALINPQILETSGEQTGEEGCLSLPGKCGIVTRPDYVKVKAYDVDMKPFELEGRDLLARAICHECEHLDGILYTSHVQGELKDNTVIEED from the coding sequence ATGGCAATTAGAAAGATAAGAGAATTTGGAGATCCGGTACTGAACAAGGTGTGCCGTCCGGTAAAGGAAGCTACACCCAGAATCAGGCAGTTGGTTGATGATATGTTTGAGACGATGTACGATGCAATGGGGGTTGGACTTGCAGCGCCTCAGGTTGGAATCTTAAAGAGAATCGTTGTCATTGATACGGATGGGACTCCCCATGCACTGATCAATCCCCAGATATTGGAGACATCCGGAGAGCAGACAGGAGAAGAAGGATGCCTGAGTCTCCCGGGAAAGTGCGGAATTGTGACACGGCCGGATTATGTAAAAGTAAAAGCATACGATGTGGATATGAAACCATTTGAGCTGGAGGGAAGAGATCTTCTGGCTCGTGCAATCTGCCACGAGTGTGAACACCTGGATGGTATCTTGTATACTTCACATGTTCAGGGGGAGCTAAAAGACAATACAGTAATTGAAGAGGATTAA